A stretch of DNA from Triticum dicoccoides isolate Atlit2015 ecotype Zavitan chromosome 2A, WEW_v2.0, whole genome shotgun sequence:
AGTGACACCTTTGTCATCAGTAAATGTATATAGTAGATTATTTGCAATATGTTGCAAATTTCTCATGATCTGAATCTCTAGTTCATATTCTTAAGTACGTGGACAAAATGTCTACGACATTTCATATGCATTTTCTGGCATTCTATATGGTACATTTCTCCCCCTAATGCCAGGAAATGTCCTTATTGCATAAGCAATCGGCGCATGGGCTGCAAATAACTCCCTCGCTAGGGTTAAGGTATTTGACGGATTAACTATCATACcacagttattcctcacatagatcccaaatATATGTGAAGGCCCTTAATGTACGCCGGGGTGGTGATAACGGTATGCAACCGAATTACCACAGATGGGAAATACTTCACTGATTTCAATGTACAGACCGCAACGGTATTAAATCCATTTGGTCCCATTTAGACCAAATATGCGGCGTGTGAGACCGCATGTTACCACCAACAAAAATGTTGGTTAATTACAATTCCGTAGCAATGGCCATGCAACTTGACTCTCTTTGACAAGAGATCTAGCCACACCATTCTGAGTAGGTACACGATGTACTGAATATAACCATGGAATTCTCGTGAATCAAATTCAATGAATATCCATTCCAATGGAATTATCCCATGCATAGGATCATTTGCTCCAAATTCGTCAATTTGAGCACTTAATTCAGTAAACACGTGGTTTTGTGTGGATGATACACACCTAAGACCACCATCTAGATGTGTCTATGAATACCATGAAGTACCAAAATAACCCAGCAAATGGTTGAATAATCTGCGTCATTCTTGAATCTGTTCAAGAATAATGAGTGGCGCATCAAATTTTAAGGTGAGAGTGCCTTAAAACTAATTCCCCTATGCCACATGGAGTGCACATAAAATCTTACGATTTTCGGGAACATTGCAATTATGTTGCGGCCAACAGAATTATCAATAATTTTTCTAATCGTCCTCATACCAGACTGATAAAGGAGGAAAAATTATTGTGTACGCAACAATATTGAGTATGAATTGATTCATACACTCAATTTCTCATAACTATCATGTCTCATGGACAAGATGTTGCAAATTATACTACATGTAGTAGTACACTTATAGGCTAATGATATCTCAGGCTAACTAGGAGACTACATAAGATCTCCAAAATATCTTGTGAATGTTATTCCACAAGCATATCATCAATGTAGAGGGATGCATACTCCTTCTACTGCACCAGAATATTTTCTAGTTGTCCATTTGAAGTAGAACTTCAAACTTATCTCATTAAACTCATTCGCCTTCTCCAATGAGTCGGTGACATGATTCAACCCAAAACCTCATAGTTTGGTAATCATTAGTATGATATTCCGTACAACCAGCCCTTTGACAAACTTGGGAGTTGTCATTGTgatcatttatttaaatgacacatTCTTTTGCGAGATATATACTCCATTTCTGCTTCTCATCTTTTTATCACTTTACATTCAACTCCTCGTGGTACTCTAGCCACAAAATTGCTTAGTACTATAAGCACTAGCACAAATTTCAGGTAATGGTATAGTACCCATTGGGGTTGTACCAGATGACTCTTCATGAGAAGTTCATCGTATTTTCACCCTGAAACAAAGATGGTGTTTATTTACCATCATATGAGGATGTAAAGTGTAGTAAGGACATACAATCAGATCAAGATCTAAGAATGCCTTATCACATAATCTCAACTTAGTGTTGATTTATAGACAACAGAATTATAAGCATCAACAGACTTGAAGTCCTTAATACAAATGATTATTCATTTGTGTGATGCTCATGACAACATATCTCTCCTTAAGGTGGTACCAAAAGGGCAAATGGATATTCATCATCCATTAAATACTCGGTTTGAGAACCAAGACATTGCGATGTCACGTAAATGCAAATTTGCACATTTCAGCTATTTATAAATAGACATAACATTCTCTATGGTGGAGTTTCAGTGGCGACAAGGCCAcgagtcgacaaaatattgatgTCCAAGACCCATGTTCAATCATGACATCCACCTTGTGTCATCACATCGCATTTACTTTTGAAAAAGGTCAACCATATATTGCATGAAATTCTCATGCATTAATTTACCTTCAATAAATTAAGTATAATGAAAATGCTATGGCTAAGCATAATCATGATCATGGTGATTCTTAGTGACTCATGAGCAAGCCTTCATAAGAAGGTAATCATCACAATAAGATGTATCTTCAAATTAAAGGTATAGTCACCTCATAAAGAATAAACCTTTATTTCCCATAAAACACATAGAGGTAATCAACCACTTAGTGGTGCCTCACTCTTATGGACATTTTAATCAATCATAGCCTCTTCACAACCTTATGTTATTCAAAACACATGAAGGTAATGACCATGGAGTGGCATAAACCTCTCAGTTGTGCGCGAAATTTAATTCGTTGCTATGATCACATCTCATAAATTGTGTACTCATGGAAGGTAATCACCAAAATATGCAAGTGTTTTGCATAATTATCTTCATAGCATAATATGTAGCATAGTCGCCACTAATGCCTTGGAATCCTCTCCTGATGGAGCATGTGACAGTGTAGTCACAACCAATGACAAATGCTATGAAATTGACAAGTATTTGAAAATCATGAAGGTGGTCACCAATAATGTAGACATCATAGCGCCCAACAAAAATTATTTCGTTACTACGATATGCTTAATCCACATAAAGGCCTAGGAAAAACCTAAACGACCCATAATATGACTTTCAACAAAAGATAATCACCATGAAATGGCGTAGATCTTTGTTTTGTAGAACACACAGAGGTAATCACCACGAAGTGGCGCAGACACTCGTATGGCCATTTTCATGCCATAATATGTTTGCTTTCATTTTTTGCTTTGAGGTAATCACTACTAAGTAGTGTAGACCTTAATCTCATGGTATTTTGTACAACCTTGTGTTATAAAACACTTTGAAGGTAATCACCACGTGGTGTAGACCTCATAGTTGTGAACAAAGCATATATTGCCTTTAATGCAATCCATAAGATATGTGCAAAAAACTAAAAGTAGTCATATACTTTTCAAGCCTAATCAACATGTAGCAATTAAAAATTGCATCCATACACATGTTGACATTTCATAAACAGATATTGCATAGTTCATATGTACAAAAACTGAAAAAGCTAGAAAGCTAATCAGAAAAGAAAACGAAAAATAATGGCAATAGGCCAAAAACTGGATGACCTACTACCGTGGCTAGTGCCACCTTTTTATTTTCGTTCttgattctttttttttctttctttgctgCACGTACGCATGGGCCAGTGGCTAACGTGGTGGGCTGGTGGCTGTCCAACAGCGTGTACGCACTCACGCGAGGGGATGGATAAGGGGGGCGAGGGAATATCATTCCTATCCACAAAATCGTCCCAGATCCAACTCAAGCGGTGGGCGTCTCAGCCAGCATCACCAACCTCCGCCGCCGGTGGCTGCCTCACCGGCGCGTAGAAGGCCCCGGCGCAGCGTGCTCCTCCTCTGAAGAACAAGATCCTCCAGGAATGTGCGCCCCTGACGCGACGCCGTTGTAGTGGCCATTGGCCAGCCCAAGATTCACCGGGCTCCATCGTCCCGGCCGACGACCGGCGTGCTGCAGGACAGCGCGCGACACTATGTGCCAGCGGCGGGCGCCGATGGACCGGAGGAGCTGCCGGCTCCGTTGTCGAAGACGTCCCCGCGCGCAACAGCCGTCGTGGGGAGGCGCAGCCCGAGGCTCGCGCTCGACGAAGAGGCGCCGGCGTCCATGTTCATGGCGAGGGCATGTGCATCCCCAGCCCGAAGCTTGCTGCAGAAGCCCCAGCGGCCACTGCCTCGTGCGTCGGAATCGGCGACGGAAGGCGCGGCGAGTCTGGCTGTGCGGGCTCCGCGGGCAGCGCTGGTGGCGCGGGCTCGACCTCCTCCTGGACCTCGTAGTCCTGCGGAGGAGACAACGGCGGAGTCGGGCATGGCCCCCAGCGGTGCACCGGGCACGGGGGCGGTGGTGAAGGAGCCGCAAGATCCGGCTCAACGCCGACGGCGTCGACGTTGATTGCATCGGCCTCGGGCTCCAAGACCTCGTCCGCCTGTAACATCGAAGCGGTCCGGCATAGCAGGTTCAGGCGGAGCACCAGAGGGTCCAGCACTGTGGCGAGCGCCAAGATCTCGGGCGCCAAGTCTAAGACCATGGCGACGCCCTCTCAAGTCCGCTGATGCCGTGGTAACGGCGGCGAACCTGACGACGACGGTTGCCGGCCCGAAGGAGTTGCAGGAAGAAGGATAGGAGGAGACCACGAGGCATCTCTCTTTACCTTTGCTTTTCTTCTTTCTGCTTTACCGGCGAGAGTCGCCGGTGTTGATTTGTCTGTGCTCCGCTCTCAGTAGAGTTCTGTGCTGATAACGTGTGGAAGAACGAATTGATCGAACTCTTGCTTTCATTGATGATCCAGAGGATTAAATACAGAGGGAACCGACGCCAACTCCACGAAGGGACGCATCCACTCGCGGGGGCGTGGGCATGCTTTGAACGGTTGCCGGAGGCAAACCGCACGCTAGTTACAAGGGAGAATTATCCCTAAATAATACAATTAATTTAAATCCTAACAGGGTGCATGGCTAGCCATGATCTATAACTCAAGCGTAAGCTGAGTGTAAATAGAAGCGAGGCGAAGCGTGTCCTGCTTTAAAAAGGAAAGAAATAATGAAAATATAATCCGAGAGCCATACGTGTGTACTCGACTTACACCATTTTGATAACACGTGTTTTTACACTCGGCTAACGTGCAAGTACATGGCAACGTGTGATCTTTTTAGTGATATCTAGTTTTTTTAATATAATATAGACGCAGACGTTGATATACATACATTCATCTCTGTGAACACACATGCATGATCTACCCTTTTAAGTATCTTGAGAGACTGAGATGACATATTATATTAAGATTGATGAAGTTGTCATAAACATCTTTGTAGTCGATCGAAACATCTACTCTAAACGCACGACCGTCGACAAGACTAAAATAAATCCGAAAATATTATGAGCACAAGTGTCAAATTTAGTACTTAAACCCCGATGTGTTAAGAATACCACTATCTCTTCTAGTGATATCTATCGATATGTAGAGCACCAAAACATTGCAAGTCGGAGGGAAAACAAAAGTACTTAACAACTGTATCTCATGAACTTTTTTTTTGCGTACATCTCATGAACTTTCTACATCCACATGCAAATATAACCTGAAACGCATCGAGCTAGGTAATCAGACAATTATAGTGTGGTCAAAAAAGATATCTACCAACAGGAGACGCACAATTTCCCATACAAACTAGTAGCACTATGCCTCGATCCCATGCATACAGGAGTCTCGAACGCGCTGGCGAAACGCTGACTGACATGATGACGCTGATCAGTTCCCGGCCGGTGGCGGTGGTGGCCAGGCGAGCTCGAGGCCGCCGAAGTCGTCGCACGCGCCGGTGGGGGCGAGCGCCTGGTCGCAGCCACCCCACGGGTCCGCGAGCCCGTTGTAGAGGTGGTCCGTGGTCGCCGGTGTCCAGGGGAACCCGCCGAGCCCGAGATCGAACTGCGGCAGGAAGACAGGGCCGCCTTCGGTGAGGAACGGGAAGACTGGGAGCGGGTGGTTGGAGAGAGGGCGCGTCTCGTGCAGTTCCGGCTGCGGCGAGTCAGAGGAGGTCGTCTGGGGCTCGGCGGagcgcttgctgctgccgcggcgGCGGCATGCCCCGCCGACGGGGACGTTGCGCAGCGTGCCGCCTTGCGTCCAGTAGCGGCGGCAGGTGCGGCAGTAGTGGCGCGGCTGCGTGGTGCTGTAGTTGTTGTAGTAGCAGAACTTGGTGTCGGTGGAGCTGCACCGCGGGCACTCCAGCTTCGGCTGCTGCTGCTGGCTCtggccgttgccgttcttcttgccCGGCGCGCTCTCCTGGACCTGATCACCAGTTCACCACGCGCGCGCATCAGTAGGTGGAGTTGCCGTACATATAGTCATGTAAGTACGCAGTGAGCAGAGCAGTGACTGACCTGCGGGAGTGCCCGTGGAAGTTCAGTAGCGTCGGAATCTTCCGGGGCGAAGGGGCGCTTGGTGCCGGCGTTGGAgctggcggcggggaggagggagGCGGAAGCTGGAGCCATCCTTTGCGGTGCGAGCAGAGCAGCGCATGCCCCGGCCGTCGCTTAAAAGGAGCTGAGGGCGGGCGCGCGTGGTGATCACAAGCTAGCTCTAACTCTAAGTAGGGAGGAGAAGGAGAGAGTGAGACGTAGCGGTCAGTGTGAGCTGGACCGAtgggcggcaagcggcggcggcaaCTCAGATGATGATAGAGCTGACGGATCGATCGACGGGAGCGGTTGGGTGGTGGTCGTGGCCTACTAGAAGTAACCTATGCGAGGCCGTTCGTCCAGTTGAGGCCGCTATACATAGAAGCCGGCGGCGGGGCCCGAGGCCGAGGGTGACGCGGCATGGACGTAGGACGGCAGAACTAGATGCTCTTCTTGCGCTCGAAGGTAGCTTCCCCCACCGTGCACGGTGCCAGGGTGCACCCCCACTCCCACCCGCGTCGCCGTCGCGTTCCATGTCTGGGACGACCGGCGACGGGGACCCGACGCGCACGGCCATGCCTTATTAGCAAAAGTATAGGAGTAGGAGCGTTCAGTTCGCCGAGGAAACCGAACGGCTGGCCGGGTGTGGAGAGGAGACTCGAGAGTTCTCGGTCGTGGTGGATGGATGGAATTTTGCAAGTTCCCGCTGGCGGTTAACCAGTCCGGTCCAGATGTGCATGTAGACGTGCTCCCGCGGCACTGTGCCGAATACTGTGATCGACGAACGCGACCCAACTGTTCTGTACGTCTATACGTGATCAGCGAGTGGGCGTCGTCGCAGCAACATCTGCCGTCGCCGCCACCGGGCCACTGCGCAGGCGGCACGAGCGGCGGCGCCGGCCGGACACGCGGTGATACCGACGCATGCATTCACTGTGCTTTGCGTGCGCGGCGGGCATGAACGAGGAGCGATGGGGGCGGGTCGAGGTCGGGTCGGCGTTAATGGGGGCGGACGCGAGCTGGCGGTCGCGGGGCGTCGTCTCCTGTGCTCTGCTCGTCGCGTCAGGGTGACGCGACCCAGGGCCCGCCGGAGGTTGGCGAGGTAGGCGAGAGACTGAGAGAGAGGACAACGGGGGACATGGTCGGTGCCGCTTTTTCTACGCGGCGGGGCCACACGCTGACACGCTAAGGCGACGGCGCTGTCACCGACGTGGGTTTTGTTTCTGCGTTTTCTCGTGGCTGGTCGATGCTTATGCGCAGAGGGCGCGACGGTGAATCTCGGACCGAACGACACGGCCGCTCCTCGCTGCCGACGGCGCGATTCTGTGTCTCTCGTCAATGATCGCTATAGTGGCTCCTCTGCTCAGCGTTGTCAAGAGTCAAGTTGGTGTTTACCCTTCAGGTTTCGGATCTGGTTACCTGCACTAAAACAATCCAAATGATATGTCCTGAGTACTGCACAACGAAATCTAGAGAACTAAAATTGACGTTTTTACAACTAAAAGTAATGTCGTCTTGACGTTTTTACAACTAAAATTGCCATccgaaaaataaaacaaaacacaACGAAAACTAAAAGTTGCCATCTGCTAAAGTACATCGAGATATGTCCTAAGTACTGCACATCAAAACCATCAGTTTTGCTAAGTCTCAATCAATATTATATTCCTTTGATCTTGCATGGAGATTCTTACAactttttttagttttttcttttgtaCTTTTTACATATATGTCACTTGACTGAGACTAGTTTAAGTATCAGTCGATTGAGACATAGCCACACCCATAAATAATATATCATAGACTTTATGAGGAGACTCGTACGTGTATTTTCTTAAAAATAATCTTTTTTGGTTTGATTGAATCACTTAATGTGCAATAACTAggtacatctagatgtgccatataaTAGACGAAAAATCAAATATGTTAATTTGGAAAATTTCCGCGTGAAACTTTCTGTTTTACGATGGAGATGAGGGGATTGTCTGCAGACATCGGCGCCGTCTAGCTTGACTGCAGGCTCTACGCCATCGTGCTCGTCCGATGGTTCTATTTTTGACGAGACGAGGCTCCGCGGTGGCCATTGTTGTCTCTGAGCTCCTGGCCAATGGCTGGTGAGTTAAATAAAGGTGGGCAGGAGATCCGCCGAGCTACAGGGTGTCGGGAGGGGGGCTACATGCTGGGAGGCGGCCGAGCGAGAGAGAGCGGCAGGAGAAAACTAATCTTTTGCTGAGAGTTGGTTTTAACTTCCGACTATTCAAATTTGAGCGACGATGGATAGTTCTCTTCAATTTATTGAGGAGTTAAGCCGAATGAGGGTTTAGTTGCTATATAATGCTTCGCAAAAGAGAAAGGGCAAAGGCACTGATTGACAACCCTAGCTGCAACCGTCACCCACCCCTCTTGCAGCCGCTTGGGCATGTCCCCAGATAAAGTCCACGTGGTGGCCGCACGGCAGTGACGAGGGGGACGACTCCGATCAAGGGTGGCTTGCTTGGAGGTATTACTGTGAACGACGAAGGAGATGATGGCTCGACTGCCGGTCTTCATCAGGTGGTGCTCGAGTGGCGTTGGTGAAGCCTATGACGGTCGGAGGGATCCATGGCAATGATCTTCAACGGCGGCCTAGCCTGGCTACTGGCTAGGTCACCCGAGAAGAGGGCATCAGTGCAAGGTCCTAGGCTGCGCTGCGCTTGACATCAGATCCAGACCTATCACGCTGCGGCACAAATTCTTGTTTTTGATGTTTGCTTCAGGGAACCTTCATGTTTGGTTTGGGGGCAGCAAGTCGACAACGTTGGCCTGGTGTAGGTATGAAAAAAAATGGTCTTCCCACCCTATTCCCGTTCCATTGGTATATTTATCGCCGTCGAAGAGTGTGTAGAGCCTTCTCCGACCGGACTTCCAGGATCCGGCTGATTTAGGTTTTTGCTTAATTGAAATAACATCTTTTAAGAAGTTAAACACTTATAGAAATTCAGCTAGAGATTACTAAGGGCATCTGCAACGTCGACCCGCAAATTCATCTGGTATATGTCTGTGTTTATGTCCAGATGTGGTTCGCGGACATAATACGGAAGGGAGCCATCCAACACTAATTACAAAGTATCCGGCTAGGAGGAGTTAGTAGGCATGCATGTGATCGGATATCTCTGATTAAATGTGCGGTCACCATGCATGTGCGGTTGGAAGGAGAGGAGAGAGGGACATGCAAGTGATTGTTAAGTGCATGTTCGGACTCGGACAAAACTTTCCACAATTGTCTCTAAAGTATCGAAATTTGGATGTCCGGATAGCATCACGGACTGATACAGATTCCCATCATATTGCAATAGTGAACAAATGTGTTTGATGGGATATATACCGGTGTTTGCGGGTCATCTTTGGATGCCCTAAGACAGCACAATTACACATTTACACGCCCCTGCACAATTCCACGCACTAGTGAGATAGTGAGAAACAATGGACCGCGCCGTCTACGAATGTGAGTGCGTCTCGCACACGAAACACGCACACATTCCTATGTGTGTGTGAGTCGATCCGGCCGACGTTACGATGTATTTtctctgttccaaattactcgtcgcaaaaatgtatgtatctaaaattaaaatacatctagatacatccatatatcTAGATGTATGGATTAAGCGGCGAGCATGTTGTGCCGGGATGCAGTCCGGTGTAAACGTGAGTTGAATGCGTGGACAGCTTGGAGCAGTAGCAGGAGTGCAAGGGAGGCTGAATAGAGAAATGTCGTGCACTTTCGGCGCCGCACGGACGTCAACCGCTGAATCCAGAGGCGTGCAGTCTTCCAAAATTCTCGGCTTTATCCATTCCATTCCGatccgtgcgtgcgtgcgtgcacaaAATAAATAATGCTGCAATGATCGAGTAATGATTAGTGCAGGCGTACGTAGGAATCATTTACCAGTTCCTGCATTGCACGCGCATCCGCCAGGAGAGAATGTTCAGGCCACCAACTCGCTTGCAACTGAGGTCAAATTCTTCTTGAAAAAATAAGAGAAGTTAAGGTTAAATTAGTTACAGTCCAAACAAAACGAATTAAGATGGGCGCTTAAGCATTCCTCTACAGGCCACTGAGAAGACGTAATAGCATTACTAACAGGACATGTATAAAATAAAAATAGGGCACTCAAAATCAGTTTTAGGGAGTCACAAAGAAATAAATATAAACATAGAGTACAAACAACTACTCATGACTAGAGCGCTGAAGATCGTTCCAGTCaatgtcatcatcctcgtcgtcgtggACTGCATCGTCCGACTCGACATTATCACCCTTAAGGGGCCAACCTCATCCTCCTTCTTGATCGCCTTGATCCATGGGGATATTGGAGCTCCTAAATCAACTCATATGTGGGTAGTAAGTGGGGTGTCCCGGCGTGTCTAGAAACCCATCACGTTAGTCGCGGCCCATCTCACAGCACTTtcaatctttttttctttttttctatctCTTTCCGTTATCCCCATGAATATGGCCGAACAATTTGAAGAACACGACTACGTGTTGTCGTGTACGGACAAATGAAAATTTTAAGCAGACACATCCAGACAGCCGTGTCTGTGGACAAATGATCAAATTAGCTAGTCCGATTAAAGATGCTCTAACCCTAATGAATTCAGACGTTACAATTGATTTTCCTGAACAAGAGGATCACGCCTTGAATGGAACCACAAGTGGAATGATGCAATTGCCTGCCCCATTTTCTTCATACAGAAAACTATCTCCTGCCGACCAACGTTTGCAGCGACAGCAACTCACCACTACAGCTGCAGGCGATCGTAACCGCGGCCGCATAGGATTGAgtaatactccctttgttcctaaatataagtctttttagatatttcactaAGGACTACATATAAAGtaaaataaatgaatctacactctaaaaaagTCTATATACAgccgtatgtagtttgtattgaaatcctataaagacttatatttaaaaatgaagggagtacttgTTTAATTTCGAGCTCGATTAGAAGCTACCTTCAAACAATGGTGCTCATGACCGTTATG
This window harbors:
- the LOC119352394 gene encoding dof zinc finger protein DOF1.7-like gives rise to the protein MAPASASLLPAASSNAGTKRPFAPEDSDATELPRALPQVQESAPGKKNGNGQSQQQQPKLECPRCSSTDTKFCYYNNYSTTQPRHYCRTCRRYWTQGGTLRNVPVGGACRRRGSSKRSAEPQTTSSDSPQPELHETRPLSNHPLPVFPFLTEGGPVFLPQFDLGLGGFPWTPATTDHLYNGLADPWGGCDQALAPTGACDDFGGLELAWPPPPPAGN